From the genome of Colwellia psychrerythraea 34H, one region includes:
- a CDS encoding GGDEF domain-containing phosphodiesterase — protein MNRFNVKYFVLLIIVIIIIALSALFAQLYSDKLPLNLTAIVSYVFMVLTASVLALFCIQKLLISTSLTDDSKAISVEELFSYTHDPTTNLPTAQQALRAFDVAIKADTGQRYAAVVFKPINFQQVNSLLGYHNSDLLLLQFAYCLQQRIEDNTSLLSFGVNPQPVRIARLQSLQFLVVYNLTDSRFDDKSMLNELCHQLADSVPDAMSFKSFSVNFELAFGVAISGENGDDFDEIIDHAGDALLKGLKTQQQINYFDNNSISYNQVQLARMEALRRDIKEEKLFCYLKPQVNINNHYIVGFQLKVHWYEHDSVKPLELSEFSELAEHSGELYFLTKYMLNKAFSTLDSLHRIGVHQRISVTLSSESLFEVDLVDYIEQQLKQFNIAGKYLMIELSEQVLLSASHRVKAIIDQLKSLDINISIANFSGSYEALRYVRKMAIHQLKINCQQLTNDSSNRVDKAITNALVTLTRSMKIPLVGTDIDRHEASEAFIAMGGELIQGNIIHPGVVPEEIEIWLEKWYLQHPASIPPEVRPSIY, from the coding sequence ATGAATCGTTTTAACGTTAAGTACTTTGTATTACTTATCATAGTAATTATAATTATTGCTTTATCGGCTCTTTTTGCGCAACTTTATAGTGATAAGCTCCCGCTTAATTTGACCGCTATTGTTAGCTATGTTTTTATGGTTCTTACGGCCAGTGTTCTGGCTCTATTCTGTATTCAAAAACTACTTATCTCTACATCGTTAACTGACGATAGTAAAGCCATTAGCGTTGAAGAGCTATTTTCTTATACGCATGATCCGACAACAAACTTACCAACTGCGCAGCAAGCGCTAAGAGCTTTTGACGTTGCTATCAAGGCTGACACTGGGCAACGTTACGCTGCCGTGGTATTCAAGCCTATCAATTTTCAACAAGTAAATAGTTTGCTGGGCTATCATAATTCTGACTTGTTATTATTGCAGTTTGCGTACTGTTTACAGCAAAGAATAGAGGATAATACAAGTTTACTAAGCTTTGGTGTTAATCCTCAACCAGTAAGAATAGCTCGCTTACAAAGCCTACAATTCTTGGTAGTTTACAATTTAACTGATAGCCGTTTTGATGATAAAAGTATGCTTAATGAATTGTGTCATCAATTAGCTGACTCTGTGCCTGATGCTATGAGTTTTAAGAGTTTTTCTGTAAATTTTGAACTTGCTTTTGGTGTTGCTATTTCAGGGGAAAATGGTGATGACTTTGATGAAATTATTGATCACGCAGGTGATGCTTTACTTAAGGGTTTAAAGACGCAGCAGCAAATTAATTATTTTGATAATAACAGTATTTCATATAACCAAGTTCAGCTTGCTCGAATGGAAGCGTTACGTCGAGATATTAAAGAAGAGAAGTTATTTTGTTATTTAAAGCCCCAAGTAAATATTAATAACCATTATATTGTAGGTTTTCAGTTAAAGGTTCATTGGTATGAACATGACTCGGTTAAACCATTGGAGTTATCTGAATTTTCTGAGCTTGCTGAGCATAGTGGTGAATTGTATTTTTTGACCAAATATATGCTTAACAAAGCTTTCTCTACTTTAGATAGCTTGCATAGAATAGGCGTACATCAACGTATTTCTGTAACTTTGTCGAGTGAAAGCTTATTTGAAGTAGATTTGGTTGATTATATTGAGCAACAATTAAAACAGTTTAATATTGCCGGTAAATACTTAATGATTGAGCTAAGTGAGCAAGTATTGCTTAGTGCAAGTCATCGAGTAAAAGCCATTATTGATCAGCTAAAATCATTAGATATAAACATTTCCATCGCTAATTTTTCAGGTAGTTATGAGGCGTTACGTTATGTCAGAAAAATGGCAATCCATCAACTTAAAATAAATTGTCAGCAATTAACGAATGATAGTAGTAATCGGGTAGATAAGGCGATAACTAATGCACTTGTTACACTGACTCGCAGTATGAAGATTCCACTTGTAGGTACTGATATTGACAGACATGAAGCTTCGGAAGCATTTATTGCCATGGGCGGAGAGTTAATTCAAGGTAATATTATTCACCCAGGAGTAGTACCTGAGGAGATAGAAATTTGGTTAGAGAAGTGGTATTTGCAACACCCAGCATCAATACCGCCAGAAGTCAGACCATCTATCTATTAG
- the rraA gene encoding ribonuclease E activity regulator RraA, with protein sequence MQYNTSELCDFYADLIDVVDPIFCNYGGRSSFAGKVVTLKCFEHLGLINELVATYGTGKVLVIDGGGSTRRALIDLGIAQCAANNGWEGIVCYGSVRDVDALDGVDIGIQALGAIPVGASEQNIGETDMAINFAGVTLLPDDYIYADNTGIILSPEALEIASSMA encoded by the coding sequence ATGCAATATAACACTTCTGAATTATGTGACTTTTATGCCGATTTGATTGATGTTGTTGATCCCATTTTTTGTAATTACGGTGGTCGCAGTTCATTTGCTGGCAAAGTTGTTACGTTAAAGTGTTTTGAGCATCTAGGTTTGATCAATGAACTCGTTGCTACATATGGCACAGGGAAAGTATTGGTCATTGATGGTGGAGGATCCACGAGACGCGCTCTGATTGATTTAGGTATCGCGCAATGTGCTGCTAACAATGGTTGGGAAGGAATTGTTTGTTATGGCAGTGTACGTGATGTAGATGCTTTAGATGGAGTAGATATTGGTATACAGGCGCTCGGAGCAATTCCAGTTGGGGCAAGTGAGCAAAATATTGGAGAAACTGATATGGCGATTAATTTTGCCGGAGTGACCTTATTACCTGATGATTATATCTACGCTGATAATACCGGTATTATACTGTCGCCTGAAGCACTCGAGATTGCATCAAGTATGGCTTAG
- a CDS encoding tetratricopeptide repeat protein — MFYFSITNGIDMTIKRLFLFIVFTFKVQLLSFILVSTAHAQAASEQAVLSNQVQQLLKVDNEMIDADIVKSLSEKIINNRHDYSNDILAKVYLLSAKVASNQGNMNNVFEFTKRGLAANSLDKKIKLALLFKLADVYVARKEYKQLLEVTEEAVRNSEFSRSVKCRLLSLSYRSVAFAMLGKHQQALADLQQVELGISSSELTEHIQLLTILALAYHHLGDYQTSLTMQLKILKLRFEMNQKRNIAQTYLYLGYAYFYLQRFDDAYNVFWESKKSAEGNNAPINVAHADKWLGIVLMRQKQFHAALEPLQQAIEVFHQHNMLSERIETSVALVSAKLGVEQITEGYALLNEVVRLLNGKNIASEYTGFYRMVAEMHFSQENYRLAYDWRKKYSQILLDNLNDKRKSFSIMQGLSHLAVGKTPKIEPVEESKRLAVKLAESSELSSSFIGKYEKQRIIIISLSVLVALLILTLVGLFLRSRAQKINRAYQELEKPSHSMASPMQTKFTYQLAFKKARKFRYPFHVGYLVVENWQELVFHFNSKTISEVTKGLASVINEHIAEFDYVGLLNEGEYLLLFEHQSSQEVNEKLDKLVQAVNTRAFANLGDFSVTMKYSLNMAGFKDIDPYLFLARIDESVNIAQVNPSKAP; from the coding sequence ATGTTTTATTTTTCAATTACTAACGGTATAGATATGACGATAAAACGATTGTTTCTGTTTATAGTATTTACTTTTAAAGTGCAGTTACTTTCTTTTATTTTAGTCAGTACTGCTCACGCACAAGCCGCGTCTGAACAAGCCGTATTAAGTAATCAAGTTCAGCAATTATTGAAAGTAGATAATGAAATGATTGATGCTGATATAGTGAAGTCACTGTCGGAAAAAATCATTAATAATCGACACGATTACTCAAATGATATCCTCGCAAAAGTCTATTTACTTTCTGCAAAGGTTGCTAGTAATCAAGGAAATATGAACAACGTTTTTGAGTTTACTAAAAGAGGCTTAGCAGCAAATAGTTTAGATAAAAAAATTAAATTGGCGCTGTTATTCAAATTAGCGGATGTATATGTAGCCAGAAAAGAATACAAGCAGTTGTTAGAAGTGACTGAAGAAGCAGTAAGGAATAGTGAATTTAGTCGTAGTGTTAAGTGTCGACTATTGTCGCTAAGTTATCGTAGCGTCGCGTTTGCAATGCTAGGAAAACATCAGCAGGCTTTGGCCGACCTACAACAAGTCGAGCTTGGTATCAGTAGTAGTGAACTAACAGAGCATATTCAATTACTGACTATTTTAGCCTTGGCTTATCACCATTTAGGAGACTATCAAACATCACTAACCATGCAGTTAAAAATATTAAAATTAAGATTTGAAATGAATCAAAAAAGAAATATTGCTCAAACCTATTTATATCTAGGGTATGCCTATTTTTATCTACAACGCTTTGATGATGCATATAATGTTTTTTGGGAATCTAAGAAATCTGCTGAGGGTAATAATGCACCTATTAATGTTGCTCATGCTGATAAGTGGTTAGGTATCGTTTTAATGAGACAAAAACAATTTCATGCAGCACTTGAACCTTTACAGCAAGCAATAGAAGTTTTTCATCAACATAATATGCTTTCTGAACGTATAGAAACGTCGGTTGCTCTGGTTAGTGCTAAATTAGGTGTTGAACAAATAACTGAAGGTTATGCCTTACTAAATGAAGTGGTACGCCTTCTTAACGGTAAGAATATTGCGTCAGAATATACAGGCTTTTATCGAATGGTTGCAGAAATGCACTTTTCTCAAGAAAACTACCGACTTGCTTATGACTGGCGTAAAAAATATAGTCAAATATTACTCGACAACCTTAATGATAAAAGAAAATCGTTTAGTATAATGCAGGGTTTATCTCATTTAGCGGTTGGGAAAACACCCAAAATTGAGCCTGTTGAAGAGTCAAAAAGACTTGCTGTTAAATTAGCTGAAAGCAGTGAGCTATCAAGTAGCTTTATAGGGAAGTATGAAAAACAACGTATCATTATTATAAGTTTATCGGTATTAGTTGCTTTATTAATACTCACCTTGGTAGGTTTGTTCTTGAGGTCAAGAGCGCAAAAAATAAATAGGGCATATCAAGAGCTTGAAAAGCCAAGTCATAGTATGGCGAGTCCGATGCAAACAAAATTCACTTACCAATTGGCCTTTAAAAAGGCAAGGAAGTTTCGATACCCTTTCCATGTAGGTTACCTGGTTGTTGAGAATTGGCAGGAGCTTGTTTTTCATTTTAATAGTAAAACGATTAGTGAAGTGACTAAAGGTTTGGCCAGTGTAATTAATGAACATATAGCAGAGTTTGACTATGTGGGATTGTTAAATGAAGGTGAGTATTTACTGCTTTTTGAGCACCAAAGTAGCCAAGAAGTTAATGAAAAGTTAGACAAGCTAGTGCAAGCTGTAAATACAAGAGCTTTTGCAAATTTAGGTGATTTTTCAGTGACAATGAAATATTCGTTAAATATGGCAGGTTTTAAAGATATTGATCCGTATCTATTTTTGGCACGCATTGATGAGTCTGTTAATATTGCGCAAGTTAATCCGTCTAAGGCACCTTAA
- a CDS encoding DUF885 domain-containing protein → MKNVVTYLVLILINICLINYSYAANATKNTPSEDQQLANIIETHEAFYLKSSPFNQPEVIGNNAKLPDLSADFLLAQYQQGLAIYQQLIALDNEKLTQENQINFSVLTYSLKNQLDSYINKEHYMPLTAESGFHVWIANISKQVDFKTFTDYQDYLVRLSLLPAYFSQQTYWMKKGLKSGISQPKIVLKGFEQSIAAYIKEDVTESSYYQPFNKMSAFITTSQKKDLQQQAKQVLSTKVMPAYTAYYDFMVNVYQPNARDNIAAISLPNGKEYYQNRLVHYTTLPMTATEVHQQGVGEVKRIRVEMNAIIEQVNFDGSFSEFVEFLRTDPQFYASTPTELLKEASFIAKKMDAKLPRLFKTLPRTPYGVMAVPANIAPKYTTGRYAGSSRDDQPGNYWVNTYRLDRRPLYVLTALTLHEAVPGHHLQISLAKEMKDVAKFRNRSYISAFGEGWGLYSEYLGIEAGMYEDPYHNFGRLTYEMWRACRLVVDTGMHTQGWSREQAMDFLASNTALSLHNVKTEIDRYISWPGQALSYKIGELTIKRLRKEAEQTLGEDFDLREFHDQILKHGSMPLSMLDKIITQYINDKDNSVTKS, encoded by the coding sequence ATGAAAAATGTAGTCACTTACCTAGTGCTTATACTGATTAATATCTGCCTGATAAATTACAGTTATGCTGCCAACGCCACAAAAAACACCCCGAGTGAAGATCAACAGCTAGCAAATATTATCGAAACTCATGAAGCCTTCTATCTAAAATCAAGTCCGTTTAATCAACCAGAGGTTATTGGTAATAACGCTAAATTACCTGATCTGTCAGCCGATTTTTTGCTAGCGCAATATCAACAAGGTTTGGCTATTTATCAACAGTTAATAGCATTGGATAATGAAAAGCTTACACAAGAAAATCAGATTAATTTTTCTGTACTTACCTATAGTCTTAAAAACCAGTTAGATAGTTACATTAACAAAGAACATTATATGCCGCTCACGGCAGAGTCGGGTTTTCATGTGTGGATTGCAAATATCTCTAAGCAAGTAGACTTTAAAACCTTTACTGATTATCAAGATTATTTAGTGCGTTTATCCTTACTTCCAGCCTACTTTTCTCAACAAACTTATTGGATGAAAAAAGGGCTAAAGAGCGGTATTAGTCAACCGAAAATCGTACTGAAGGGATTTGAACAATCTATTGCGGCTTACATAAAAGAAGATGTCACTGAAAGTTCGTATTACCAACCATTTAATAAAATGTCTGCTTTTATAACTACGAGTCAGAAAAAAGATTTACAGCAACAAGCTAAGCAAGTATTAAGCACTAAAGTGATGCCTGCATATACGGCATATTATGATTTTATGGTTAATGTATACCAGCCAAATGCTCGGGATAATATTGCGGCTATTTCGCTACCTAACGGTAAGGAATACTATCAAAATAGATTAGTGCATTATACTACGTTACCTATGACTGCAACGGAAGTTCATCAGCAGGGGGTAGGAGAAGTAAAGCGTATCAGAGTTGAGATGAACGCTATCATTGAACAGGTCAACTTTGATGGCAGCTTCAGTGAATTTGTCGAATTCTTACGTACCGATCCTCAATTCTATGCCTCCACACCAACAGAGTTGTTAAAAGAAGCATCTTTTATTGCTAAAAAAATGGATGCTAAATTACCGAGGTTATTTAAAACATTACCAAGAACACCTTATGGTGTGATGGCAGTACCTGCCAATATAGCGCCTAAATATACAACGGGACGATATGCTGGATCATCACGTGATGATCAGCCAGGAAATTATTGGGTCAATACTTATAGGTTAGATCGTCGACCACTTTATGTTTTAACAGCACTAACCTTACATGAGGCCGTGCCAGGACATCATTTGCAAATATCATTAGCGAAAGAAATGAAGGATGTAGCGAAGTTTAGGAATAGAAGCTACATTTCTGCTTTTGGTGAAGGTTGGGGGTTATATTCTGAATATTTAGGAATAGAAGCAGGTATGTATGAAGACCCATATCATAATTTTGGTCGCTTAACCTATGAGATGTGGCGTGCCTGCCGTTTAGTTGTTGATACTGGAATGCATACGCAAGGATGGAGCCGAGAACAGGCAATGGACTTTTTAGCCAGTAATACCGCATTGTCACTACATAATGTAAAAACGGAAATAGATCGATATATCTCATGGCCAGGGCAAGCTTTATCTTACAAAATAGGTGAGTTAACGATTAAGCGCTTACGAAAAGAGGCGGAACAAACATTAGGTGAAGATTTTGATTTACGAGAGTTTCATGATCAAATACTAAAGCATGGTTCAATGCCATTATCTATGTTAGATAAAATCATAACGCAGTATATAAACGACAAAGATAATAGTGTGACAAAATCATAA